One stretch of Segatella copri DNA includes these proteins:
- the cdaA gene encoding diadenylate cyclase CdaA — protein MIEFGIKDFLDILLVASLLFYVYRLMKESRSLNIFVGIMLFVLIWLFVSQILEMRLLGSILDKLVSVGVIALIVIFQEDIRRFLYEIGSQKGMRRLVRFFHSSKESQKEANKETIMPIVMACMSMAKKYVGALIVIERGVPLKDIMDTGEEIDAKINQRLIENIFFKNSPLHDGAMVVSNKRIMAAGCILPVSHNLDIPKELGLRHRAALGISQSSDAIAVIVSEETGRISVAIKGEFKLRLSAEELESILTLEMI, from the coding sequence ATGATAGAATTTGGAATCAAAGACTTTCTCGATATTCTCCTGGTAGCCTCGCTGCTGTTCTATGTTTATCGTCTGATGAAGGAATCGCGCTCACTGAACATCTTCGTGGGCATCATGCTCTTCGTTCTTATCTGGCTCTTTGTGAGTCAGATACTGGAAATGCGTCTGTTGGGTTCTATCCTGGATAAACTGGTGAGCGTGGGAGTTATTGCCCTCATCGTCATCTTTCAGGAGGATATCCGTAGATTCCTCTATGAGATAGGTTCGCAGAAAGGTATGCGCCGGCTGGTTCGCTTCTTCCACTCCAGCAAGGAGAGCCAGAAGGAGGCTAACAAGGAGACCATCATGCCGATTGTGATGGCGTGTATGAGTATGGCGAAGAAATACGTAGGTGCTCTTATCGTTATAGAGCGAGGCGTTCCGCTGAAGGACATCATGGATACGGGTGAGGAGATAGACGCCAAGATTAACCAGCGGCTGATAGAGAATATTTTCTTCAAGAATTCGCCGCTTCATGATGGAGCCATGGTGGTGAGCAATAAGCGCATCATGGCAGCCGGATGTATTCTGCCTGTGAGTCATAACCTCGATATTCCGAAGGAACTGGGACTCCGCCATCGTGCCGCTCTCGGAATATCACAGAGCAGTGATGCCATCGCCGTCATCGTATCCGAGGAGACCGGACGAATCAGCGTGGCCATCAAGGGCGAGTTCAAACTCAGACTCTCGGCTGAGGAACTGGAAAGCATCCTTACTCTGGAGATGATATAA
- a CDS encoding outer membrane beta-barrel protein codes for MVVKRFFINISMLFLGALLLKANNIIARDMGVNKGDVPANIAILDSDSNVVAKNMTGISDSTAISLSDVEVIGHRKNIKLSGHNLLVDVEHDSILNHQNDIYELIGKVPGVLHVGNSFNVLGKGAPVYYLNGRKVRDQSLIDNLPVDQIKSLKIVAMPGADYDTSGSPVIGIKTKILGDGVAFNAIGNITQAKHLAHKTGFSSTYNSGKFDLYGKYYYRRNNASESSDYDKQVLADTIWNKMQHIESLTHSGSHTYSAGMTYHLSDKSELGMLYSGMYTDGKVETRDTFSVVPNAGPAYYLFDKNKSKNNLLTHHVNIYYDASLNHAWHVSVVMDYISKASNTNSALKENHIDTSSEVSYIRHSKWNVLASNFHATHDFGKWGTLGMGYDFSYSEGLDKIDYERLKYDGRFENKEVKNAVFINYELPLGDFSLSTGIRYQNLYSRRKNEKASVIEAHSDNTFLPSVTLSYSHGLLVQNLSYSIGTERANYADMNDNVTYVNRYEQSKGNSQLKTAITHSLSYLLMYKSLFLTLNYDYVYRPLLPVIYSLEGNSAITVSSQDNLSHRQALSAMLNWRNTYKCYTASLTGFFQKSIMHYPGIDGTTFHDGHPSTILNFDNDFKLPKHFLLSLSWQQVWGGYMESINVKSSSSVNLSIKKSFLNDRLRLSLDGYDIFNGDRNRACRQIYDVRSSFNTKYETRKVGLTLTYRFHKIKERENQTSAEVEMERLGIPKE; via the coding sequence ATGGTTGTTAAGAGATTTTTTATAAATATATCCATGTTGTTCTTGGGTGCGCTTCTGTTGAAAGCTAATAATATAATAGCAAGGGATATGGGAGTTAACAAAGGTGATGTTCCGGCAAACATTGCTATCCTTGATTCTGATAGTAACGTTGTTGCCAAAAACATGACTGGTATCTCGGATTCTACAGCAATCTCTCTATCTGATGTAGAGGTGATAGGGCATCGCAAAAACATAAAGTTGTCTGGTCATAATTTACTCGTAGACGTAGAGCATGATTCTATTCTTAACCATCAGAATGATATATATGAACTGATTGGTAAGGTTCCTGGTGTCTTACATGTAGGGAATTCGTTCAATGTGTTGGGTAAGGGAGCCCCGGTCTATTATTTAAACGGGCGTAAGGTGAGAGATCAAAGTCTTATCGATAACTTACCAGTTGATCAAATCAAATCTTTAAAAATCGTTGCTATGCCTGGGGCGGATTATGACACATCGGGTTCACCTGTGATTGGTATAAAAACTAAGATTTTAGGAGATGGTGTGGCTTTTAATGCCATTGGAAATATCACTCAGGCAAAGCATTTGGCTCATAAAACAGGTTTCTCTTCAACATACAATTCTGGAAAATTTGATTTGTATGGTAAGTATTACTATAGGAGAAATAATGCTTCCGAAAGTTCTGATTATGATAAACAGGTATTAGCAGATACCATTTGGAATAAAATGCAACATATTGAAAGCTTAACGCATTCCGGTAGTCATACTTATTCTGCTGGTATGACTTATCATCTGTCTGATAAATCAGAACTAGGAATGCTTTATAGTGGAATGTACACGGATGGAAAGGTTGAGACTCGGGATACATTTAGTGTAGTGCCAAATGCAGGACCTGCATATTATCTCTTTGATAAGAATAAATCCAAAAACAACCTCCTTACGCATCATGTCAATATATATTATGATGCAAGTTTGAATCATGCTTGGCACGTGAGTGTAGTGATGGATTATATTTCTAAAGCATCGAACACTAATTCTGCTTTAAAGGAAAATCATATAGATACGAGTTCTGAGGTTTCATATATAAGACATTCTAAATGGAATGTCCTGGCTTCTAATTTCCATGCTACCCATGATTTTGGAAAGTGGGGCACTTTGGGTATGGGATATGATTTCAGCTATAGTGAGGGATTAGACAAGATAGATTATGAACGGTTGAAGTACGATGGTCGCTTTGAGAATAAGGAAGTTAAAAATGCTGTATTTATCAACTACGAATTACCCTTGGGGGACTTTTCTTTAAGTACAGGAATACGTTATCAGAATCTATATTCCCGTCGGAAGAATGAAAAGGCGTCTGTGATAGAGGCGCATAGTGATAATACATTCTTGCCATCGGTAACCCTAAGCTATAGTCATGGATTGTTGGTGCAGAATCTTAGCTATTCGATAGGAACAGAGCGGGCTAATTATGCAGATATGAATGATAATGTGACGTATGTGAACCGTTATGAGCAATCTAAGGGTAATAGCCAGTTGAAGACAGCCATCACTCATAGCTTGTCTTATCTGTTGATGTATAAGTCCTTGTTTCTTACATTAAATTATGATTATGTTTATCGTCCATTATTGCCGGTGATTTATTCTTTGGAAGGTAACTCAGCTATAACGGTTTCGTCACAAGATAATTTGTCGCATCGTCAAGCTTTGTCGGCGATGTTGAATTGGCGTAATACCTATAAATGCTATACTGCTTCGTTGACAGGATTCTTTCAGAAGTCAATTATGCATTATCCGGGTATTGATGGAACAACATTTCATGATGGACATCCGTCGACAATTCTTAATTTTGATAATGATTTCAAGCTTCCTAAGCATTTTCTGCTCTCTCTGTCTTGGCAACAAGTCTGGGGTGGATACATGGAGTCGATAAATGTAAAATCATCTTCTTCTGTCAATTTGAGTATCAAAAAATCTTTCTTGAACGATAGATTGCGGTTATCATTAGATGGGTATGATATTTTTAATGGAGATAGAAATCGTGCTTGTAGACAAATCTATGATGTTAGATCTAGTTTTAATACAAAGTATGAAACTCGAAAAGTCGGATTGACGTTAACATATCGTTTCCATAAGATAAAAGAAAGAGAGAATCAAACATCAGCAGAGGTAGAAATGGAGCGACTTGGTATTCCGAAAGAATAG
- the pdxS gene encoding pyridoxal 5'-phosphate synthase lyase subunit PdxS has protein sequence MAENRQELNRNLAQMLKGGVIMDVTTPEQAKIAEAAGACAVMALERIPADIRAAGGVSRMSDPKMIKGIQEAVSIPVMAKCRIGHFAEAQILQAIEIDYIDESEVLSPADNVYHIDKTQFDVPFVCGAKNLGEALRRIAEGATMIRTKGEPGTGDVVQAVTHMRMMQSEIRRLVSMSEDELYEAAKQLQAPYDLVKYVHENGKLPVVNFAAGGVATPADAALMMQLGAEGVFVGSGIFKSGNPAKRAQAIVKAVTNYNDPKMLAELSEDLGEAMVGINEQEIALLMAERGK, from the coding sequence ATGGCAGAAAATAGACAAGAATTGAACCGCAACTTGGCTCAGATGCTCAAGGGTGGTGTGATTATGGACGTAACAACTCCAGAACAGGCAAAAATCGCAGAGGCAGCAGGTGCATGCGCAGTAATGGCGCTGGAACGTATTCCAGCTGATATCCGTGCAGCAGGTGGTGTTTCACGTATGAGCGACCCTAAGATGATCAAGGGTATTCAGGAGGCTGTTTCTATCCCGGTAATGGCTAAGTGCCGTATCGGTCACTTCGCTGAGGCTCAGATTCTTCAGGCTATCGAAATCGACTATATCGACGAGAGCGAGGTGCTCTCTCCAGCAGATAATGTTTATCACATTGATAAGACTCAGTTTGACGTACCATTCGTTTGTGGTGCCAAGAACCTGGGCGAGGCGCTCCGCCGTATTGCTGAGGGTGCTACGATGATCCGTACCAAGGGTGAGCCAGGAACAGGTGATGTGGTTCAGGCTGTTACCCACATGCGTATGATGCAGAGCGAAATCCGCCGCCTGGTTTCTATGAGCGAGGATGAACTTTATGAGGCTGCCAAGCAGTTGCAGGCTCCTTACGATTTGGTGAAGTATGTTCACGAGAACGGCAAGTTGCCAGTGGTTAACTTTGCTGCCGGTGGTGTGGCTACTCCAGCTGATGCTGCCCTGATGATGCAGCTCGGTGCTGAGGGTGTATTCGTAGGTTCTGGAATCTTCAAGAGCGGTAACCCTGCTAAGCGTGCACAGGCTATCGTGAAGGCTGTTACCAACTACAACGACCCTAAGATGTTGGCTGAGTTGAGCGAGGACCTCGGCGAGGCAATGGTAGGTATCAATGAGCAGGAGATTGCTTTGCTCATGGCTGAAAGAGGTAAGTAA
- the folP gene encoding dihydropteroate synthase, whose protein sequence is MEYTINIKGRLMDLSTPQVMGILNVTPDSFYSGSRKQTEMEIAQRANQIIEEGGSIIDVGAFSTRPGADEVSEEEEGRRLKFALDIVRREQPDAAVSVDTYRPTLARKCIEEWGADIINDVSEGGITGIANVPLEQRQEEYPEMFRLVGDLRVPYILMSVQPTLETMMKGFAREVQQLRDLGAKDIILDPGFGFGKNLIQNYQIYNEMEKLNVMELPVLVGISRKSMIYKLLGGDATTSLNGTSVLDTIALMKGASILRVHDVKEAAEAVKIIEAMKEGRT, encoded by the coding sequence ATGGAATATACAATCAATATCAAGGGGCGCTTGATGGATTTGAGTACCCCTCAGGTGATGGGCATCCTGAACGTTACGCCCGACAGTTTCTACTCTGGCAGTAGAAAGCAGACAGAAATGGAGATAGCTCAGAGAGCTAATCAGATTATAGAAGAAGGTGGAAGCATCATTGATGTGGGCGCATTCTCCACCCGTCCCGGTGCCGATGAAGTATCGGAAGAGGAGGAGGGAAGACGCCTGAAGTTCGCTCTCGACATCGTTCGCAGGGAGCAACCGGATGCTGCCGTCTCCGTAGATACCTATCGCCCTACCTTGGCACGTAAGTGTATCGAGGAGTGGGGAGCTGACATCATCAACGATGTATCAGAAGGTGGAATCACAGGCATCGCCAATGTACCGCTGGAGCAGAGACAGGAGGAATATCCAGAAATGTTCCGGTTGGTGGGCGATCTGAGGGTACCTTATATATTAATGTCGGTGCAGCCTACGCTCGAAACGATGATGAAGGGCTTTGCAAGAGAGGTGCAGCAGTTGCGTGACCTGGGAGCCAAGGACATCATCCTCGACCCAGGCTTCGGCTTCGGCAAGAATCTCATCCAGAATTATCAGATTTATAATGAGATGGAGAAGTTGAACGTGATGGAACTTCCGGTTCTGGTAGGCATCTCCCGCAAGAGTATGATATACAAGCTGCTGGGTGGAGATGCTACGACATCGCTCAATGGAACTTCCGTTCTCGACACCATCGCTCTGATGAAGGGCGCCAGCATCCTCAGAGTGCACGATGTGAAAGAAGCTGCTGAGGCTGTGAAGATAATAGAAGCAATGAAGGAGGGACGCACATGA
- a CDS encoding hydroxymethylpyrimidine/phosphomethylpyrimidine kinase, with protein sequence MILTITGSDSTGGSGVQADIRTIAELGGYAVSAITSITVQNTLGIQEFFDIPAEIVSGQIEAIMNDMQPDIVKIGMIRRVETLNVVIDALTRYRPAHIIYAPAIWSSQGDALMTEDVVSQIKYRLLPLCSVVVSRKKESDIILQNSKLLSLAEKQGLRIYRLDNANSHGLINRFSSALAVYLNQGKKMEEALAMAQDFINVELVRQSNLQGRSSELYNQFISQVNNFCRTYSDVHFYADQLNVSGRYLAQVTRRISGKTPKAIIDEYIVKEIERELSTTTHTVQEIANTFGFSSQAHLTKFFKKMRGVTPSAFRQKG encoded by the coding sequence ATGATATTAACGATTACAGGTTCAGACAGCACCGGAGGCTCTGGTGTGCAGGCGGACATCAGGACGATTGCCGAGTTGGGCGGTTATGCTGTTTCGGCAATAACCAGCATCACTGTGCAGAATACGCTCGGTATTCAGGAGTTCTTCGATATTCCTGCCGAGATTGTTTCGGGGCAGATTGAGGCTATCATGAACGATATGCAGCCTGATATAGTGAAGATAGGTATGATACGCAGGGTGGAGACGCTGAATGTGGTCATCGATGCCCTGACCAGGTACCGTCCTGCCCATATCATCTATGCCCCTGCGATCTGGTCGAGCCAGGGCGATGCGCTGATGACCGAGGATGTGGTGAGCCAGATCAAATACCGTCTGCTGCCGCTCTGTTCTGTCGTCGTGTCACGCAAGAAGGAGAGCGACATCATTCTTCAGAATTCCAAACTGCTGAGCCTTGCCGAGAAGCAGGGGCTCCGGATCTATCGCCTCGACAATGCCAATTCGCATGGTCTCATCAACCGTTTCTCTTCAGCTCTTGCCGTCTATCTGAATCAGGGCAAGAAGATGGAGGAGGCGTTGGCGATGGCGCAGGATTTCATCAATGTAGAACTCGTGCGCCAGAGCAATCTGCAAGGCAGAAGTTCCGAGCTTTACAACCAGTTTATCTCGCAGGTGAATAACTTCTGCCGCACTTATAGCGATGTTCATTTCTATGCCGACCAGTTGAATGTGAGTGGCCGTTATCTGGCTCAGGTTACCCGTCGCATCTCCGGCAAGACGCCGAAGGCAATCATCGATGAATACATCGTGAAGGAGATAGAGCGCGAACTTTCTACCACCACGCATACGGTTCAGGAGATAGCCAATACCTTCGGTTTCTCATCCCAGGCTCATCTCACCAAGTTCTTCAAGAAGATGAGAGGGGTTACGCCTTCTGCTTTCAGGCAGAAAGGATAA
- a CDS encoding UDP-N-acetylmuramoyl-tripeptide--D-alanyl-D-alanine ligase: MDISELYQIYQAHPVITTDSRDCPEGSIFLALKGASFDGNKFADMALEKGCAYVIVDEKEYAKEGDERYILVEDCLTTFKKLAREHRRHFDIPVVGITGTNGKTTTKELVSAVLGEKFNVMFTQGNFNNDVGVPKTLFRLSPENEIAVVEMGASHPGDIRKLVEYVEPTCGMITNVGRAHLQGFGSFEGVKKTKGELYDYLAANDALVFINADNEHLIQMAEQRNINRLITYGKDGNCDVWGEVISCAPFLKFRWRTESFDWHEVQTHLIGSYNIDNMLAAITIGLHFDVKPQQIDHALENYIPSNNRSQLEETAHNKLVVDAYNANPSSMAAAIENFRVMDVPHKMAILGQMGELGEVSHEEHQKVVDQLQAAGLENVWLVGDEFKDIPCSYRKFQNVEEVKEALKANQPHDHYILIKGSNSVKLFQLPELL; the protein is encoded by the coding sequence ATGGATATTTCAGAACTCTATCAGATTTACCAAGCGCACCCAGTGATTACCACTGACAGCCGCGACTGCCCAGAGGGCAGCATCTTCCTGGCTTTGAAGGGCGCATCGTTTGATGGCAACAAGTTTGCCGACATGGCTTTGGAGAAAGGCTGTGCCTATGTGATTGTTGATGAAAAAGAGTATGCCAAGGAGGGAGACGAGCGCTACATCCTCGTAGAGGACTGCCTCACCACCTTCAAGAAACTAGCCCGTGAGCATCGCCGCCACTTCGATATTCCTGTAGTAGGAATCACCGGAACCAACGGCAAGACCACCACCAAGGAACTCGTCTCTGCTGTTCTCGGCGAGAAGTTCAACGTGATGTTCACCCAGGGTAACTTCAATAATGATGTAGGCGTACCAAAGACGCTCTTCCGTCTCTCTCCGGAAAACGAGATTGCCGTTGTAGAGATGGGTGCTTCCCATCCTGGTGACATCCGGAAACTCGTGGAATACGTGGAGCCAACCTGCGGTATGATTACCAACGTAGGTCGTGCCCACCTGCAGGGATTCGGCAGTTTCGAAGGCGTGAAGAAAACCAAGGGAGAACTCTATGATTACCTCGCAGCCAACGATGCCCTCGTCTTCATCAATGCAGACAACGAGCATCTGATACAGATGGCAGAGCAGCGCAACATCAACCGCCTCATCACCTACGGCAAGGATGGAAACTGCGATGTATGGGGAGAAGTCATCTCCTGCGCTCCTTTCCTGAAGTTCCGCTGGCGCACCGAGAGTTTCGACTGGCATGAGGTTCAAACCCATCTCATCGGCTCTTACAATATCGACAACATGCTTGCCGCCATCACCATCGGTCTTCATTTCGATGTGAAGCCACAGCAGATAGATCATGCCCTGGAGAACTACATCCCAAGCAACAACCGTTCGCAATTGGAAGAGACGGCGCACAACAAGCTGGTGGTAGATGCCTACAATGCCAACCCATCGAGCATGGCAGCCGCCATCGAGAACTTCCGCGTGATGGATGTGCCTCATAAGATGGCGATTCTCGGACAGATGGGCGAACTCGGCGAAGTGAGCCACGAGGAGCACCAGAAGGTAGTAGACCAGTTGCAGGCAGCCGGTCTGGAGAATGTATGGCTGGTAGGCGATGAGTTCAAGGATATTCCATGCAGCTACCGCAAGTTCCAGAATGTAGAGGAAGTGAAGGAAGCACTCAAGGCGAACCAGCCTCACGACCATTACATCCTCATCAAAGGCAGCAACAGCGTGAAGCTCTTCCAGCTTCCGGAGTTGTTATAA
- a CDS encoding DUF1573 domain-containing protein, whose amino-acid sequence MKIFAFLSLFFLALPVTVNAQEEQLKFEHPLIDAGTMTEDDAPRTFTFVGKNVSKKILHITQVRTTCGCTSSYVRGDVMKPGDTCQVQITFTPNRYPGTINTGAYLYLKEVEGQPAVKLALTGKVLPGADQWARYPHKMGALRLKQAKASITEVKPGTEPEARILCGNSGDKPLRISSLLLPPYARLTTEPEVIEPGDEADLVITIIADKIPATMPESFTFPVILEGLDARPSDRTIQVVVKVKR is encoded by the coding sequence ATGAAGATATTTGCTTTCCTATCGCTTTTCTTCCTGGCTTTGCCTGTTACGGTGAATGCGCAGGAGGAACAGCTGAAGTTTGAGCATCCGCTTATCGATGCAGGTACGATGACCGAGGACGATGCGCCTCGCACCTTCACCTTCGTAGGTAAGAATGTGAGCAAGAAGATACTGCACATCACACAGGTGAGAACCACCTGTGGATGTACCAGTTCTTATGTCAGGGGCGATGTGATGAAGCCTGGCGATACCTGTCAGGTGCAGATCACCTTCACGCCTAACCGCTATCCGGGCACCATCAATACGGGTGCTTATCTCTATCTGAAAGAGGTAGAGGGACAGCCTGCCGTTAAGCTTGCCTTAACGGGCAAGGTGCTACCGGGTGCTGACCAGTGGGCACGCTATCCGCACAAGATGGGCGCACTCAGACTGAAACAGGCGAAGGCAAGTATCACAGAGGTAAAGCCGGGCACAGAGCCTGAGGCACGCATCCTCTGCGGAAACAGCGGCGACAAGCCGCTCCGTATATCCAGCCTCCTTCTTCCTCCTTATGCCCGTCTTACGACAGAGCCTGAGGTGATAGAACCGGGTGATGAGGCTGACCTCGTCATCACCATCATAGCCGATAAGATTCCGGCTACGATGCCCGAATCCTTCACCTTCCCTGTTATTCTGGAGGGCTTGGATGCCCGTCCGTCTGACAGAACGATACAGGTCGTTGTAAAGGTAAAAAGGTAA
- the pdxT gene encoding pyridoxal 5'-phosphate synthase glutaminase subunit PdxT — MRIAVLALQGAFAEHRQKLAQLGVDSFEVRQLKDWDQPKDGLIIPGGESTTQAKLLNELGLMEPVKEAIAAGLPVYGTCAGLILLAKKIEGEPSQRIASMDITALRNAYGHQLGSFYIEAPMKGIEGNIPMTFIRAPYIKEVWGDAEVLAEVDGKIVAARQGNQLVTAFHPELNESLEIHKYFLGMCSK, encoded by the coding sequence ATGAGAATAGCAGTATTAGCTTTACAAGGCGCTTTTGCTGAGCACAGACAGAAGTTGGCTCAGTTGGGCGTGGATAGTTTCGAGGTTCGCCAGTTGAAGGATTGGGACCAGCCTAAGGATGGCTTGATTATTCCGGGCGGTGAGAGTACCACCCAGGCGAAACTCTTGAATGAACTGGGATTGATGGAGCCTGTGAAGGAGGCGATTGCTGCCGGCTTGCCAGTTTATGGTACCTGTGCCGGTTTGATTCTTCTTGCCAAGAAGATTGAGGGCGAGCCTAGTCAGCGCATTGCTTCGATGGACATCACGGCTTTGAGAAATGCCTACGGTCACCAGTTGGGCAGTTTCTACATCGAGGCTCCGATGAAGGGTATCGAGGGCAATATCCCAATGACATTCATCCGTGCTCCTTATATTAAAGAGGTGTGGGGAGATGCTGAGGTTCTTGCTGAGGTAGATGGCAAGATTGTAGCTGCCCGCCAGGGTAACCAGCTCGTTACTGCCTTCCATCCTGAACTGAACGAAAGTCTGGAGATTCATAAGTATTTTCTGGGGATGTGCAGCAAGTAG
- a CDS encoding lipocalin family protein, with protein sequence MKKLFTLLVIALFACGFTACSSDDEEPEERSLEVTPANLHGTWELAEWNGEPLAEGTYCYIVFNRKDQTFEMYQKFDSMYGRHITGSFAIENDPYQGYIISGSYDYGMGDWNQSYLVTRLLKSGSMIWTAKDDVTDICRYKRCNEVPAKILKDCKDLTEE encoded by the coding sequence TTGAAAAAACTCTTCACCCTCCTGGTGATTGCTTTGTTTGCCTGCGGCTTTACAGCCTGCAGCAGCGATGATGAGGAACCGGAGGAGCGTTCTCTGGAAGTTACACCTGCCAATCTTCATGGCACATGGGAGTTGGCTGAGTGGAACGGTGAACCTCTTGCTGAGGGCACATACTGCTACATCGTTTTCAACCGCAAGGACCAGACTTTCGAGATGTATCAGAAGTTTGACAGTATGTATGGTCGCCATATCACCGGTTCGTTCGCTATCGAGAACGATCCATACCAGGGTTACATCATCAGCGGAAGCTATGATTACGGCATGGGCGACTGGAACCAGAGTTATCTCGTAACCCGTCTCTTGAAATCGGGTTCCATGATATGGACCGCCAAGGACGATGTTACCGACATCTGCCGCTACAAGCGTTGCAATGAGGTTCCTGCTAAGATACTCAAGGATTGTAAAGATCTCACTGAAGAATAA
- a CDS encoding AAA family ATPase, whose amino-acid sequence MVQLNPFIIEGYLSPEYFCDRVEETALLTRHLTNRCNVALIAPRRLGKSGLIYNCFQQENIREQYHCIFIDIYDTKNLNEFVYALGKGILTALKPKGRKVWEFFLNMLQSLKSTISFDINGNPEWSVGLGDIQAPDITLDEIFAYLEQADKPCLVAIDEFQTVANYPEKTVEATLRKRIQNCHNANFVFSGSKRHMMALMFTSQSRPFYHSSSIMGLEAINEQTYLEFANHHLARNNKEISAAAFTYLYHHFDGITWYIQYVLNMLYTSISDRSLLQEDDVRMAIDSILSQQRFAYQALLFQLTAKQKQLLIAIAQEGKSSSLMSQEFLQKYHLGASTVQGAVKTLLDRDFITQDEGVYQLCDKFLELSLRAG is encoded by the coding sequence ATGGTACAGTTAAATCCTTTTATTATTGAAGGCTATCTTTCGCCGGAATATTTCTGTGATAGGGTAGAGGAAACAGCTCTTCTTACCCGCCATTTGACCAATCGGTGCAATGTCGCGTTGATTGCGCCAAGACGTCTGGGTAAGTCGGGACTGATTTATAATTGTTTTCAGCAGGAGAACATCCGTGAGCAGTATCATTGCATCTTTATTGATATTTATGATACGAAGAATTTGAACGAATTCGTCTATGCGCTGGGCAAGGGAATCCTGACGGCACTCAAGCCAAAGGGCAGGAAAGTATGGGAATTTTTCCTGAATATGCTCCAGTCTCTGAAGTCAACTATCTCTTTTGACATCAATGGAAATCCGGAGTGGAGTGTTGGTTTGGGAGATATTCAGGCTCCGGATATTACGCTGGATGAGATCTTCGCTTATCTCGAACAGGCAGATAAACCTTGTCTGGTGGCGATAGATGAGTTTCAGACAGTTGCAAACTATCCAGAGAAAACCGTTGAGGCAACCTTGCGTAAGCGAATACAGAATTGCCACAATGCAAACTTTGTCTTTTCTGGCTCTAAGCGCCACATGATGGCATTGATGTTTACTTCCCAGTCACGCCCGTTCTATCATAGTTCGAGTATCATGGGGTTGGAGGCAATCAATGAGCAGACTTACCTGGAATTTGCCAATCACCATCTTGCCAGGAACAATAAAGAGATAAGTGCAGCGGCTTTTACCTATTTATATCATCATTTCGATGGCATTACCTGGTATATTCAGTATGTACTCAATATGCTCTATACTTCAATTTCTGATAGGTCTTTGTTGCAGGAGGATGATGTCAGGATGGCGATAGATAGCATCCTTTCCCAGCAGCGTTTTGCCTATCAGGCCTTGCTGTTTCAGCTTACAGCCAAGCAGAAACAGCTTCTCATAGCCATTGCTCAGGAAGGTAAGTCTTCTTCCCTGATGTCGCAAGAGTTTTTGCAGAAGTATCATCTTGGTGCAAGCACCGTGCAAGGAGCAGTCAAAACCTTACTGGACAGAGATTTTATCACGCAAGATGAAGGCGTTTACCAATTATGTGACAAGTTTTTGGAGTTGAGCCTGCGAGCAGGTTGA